TAGTGGTAAGTGTTTAGTGAATGTGTGCGGCGTTTGCCGCACATTGTAGTGCCACCACTAACCACTGGCACTAACCACTTACACTTAGATAAACTTTTATTTATCTAACTATTTGCAGAAAGATTTTTTTTCGATATAATAACAAAGTTCTCGGGTATTCTGGGAACGAGGACTTGAAACCTCTCTTATAACGTTTGACATCGCGTTAAGATGCAAAGAACTCCAATCATCATGGTTGGAGGGCGGTGAATATATAGAATAAACCCGCTATTTTATAAGATAGTTTCAAGCCTCCAACCGTCTGATTTTTTCAGCGGTTTTTTCATTCGCAAAACAAATGAAAACAAGGAGGTCTTGAATGAAAAAACTTTTAACAATCGGCACACTGTGCCTGGTATGCAATAGTGCACACGCACTTGAAGTAATAAACCCTGGTGGCAGCCTTACCCCAAGCAGTTGCACAACAGCAACATATCAAACTTGCACATCTGGCACATACGCAACCAGTTGCAACACCACCGCATGCAACACATGTAAAAGCGGTTCAACATCCACTGCAAATACCGTTGGAATTATAACAATAAAAAGCGCAGGGACATACTATACTAATTGCTCGGTCAGTCCACACACATGCTCTTGCACGGGTCAAACAACAACCTATGCATGCGCCGATGGATATTATGGCAGTCCAACAAACAACCTGACCGGTTGCACCCCCTGCCCAGACAACGCCACCTGCACATATGGCAGCAACACAACATTCACATGTAATCTGAACTATCTAAAAACAGACGATAGTTGCATCCCGTGCCCGACAAACGGCGTATATACGTGTGCAGGCACTACCCTTGTCTGCGCCAAGGGGTATTATCGCAATGGCAACACATGCAACCGATGTCCATCATCTGGTGGCGTTTATGGCACAACCGCCAGTCCGATATTTTCCAGCGGTGCGACCAGCATAACCGAATGTTATATCCCAGCCGACACCACGATGTATGGTTCTGACACCAGCGGCAATTATGAATACTATTTCATCAACAAAACAAATAACGAAGGCATAAATTGTTATTACACCAACTAACCCGCTTTGCTTAAACATACAAGTGTTATTTATTCCAACACTAACCACTAAAAATCCCCCAACCGGGGGATTTTTTATTTCTTTAACAAATACCACTTTGCAATGTCGGCAAACGCCATACCAATGAACGCACCCAACAAAACATCCGACGGCCAGTGCGCACCAACCGCAACACGCGACACACCAATCACAATTGCCAATGTCCACGTTAACACCTTGTACCGTGGTGCTAGCATACCAATCATAACTAATCCTGCAAAACTAACCGTTGTATGACCCGACGGCATAGAATTAAATGCCCATTCAATGGACGGCGGAAAAAATCCGGTCATATCCAACGCCTCAAAGAATATAGGGCGCGCACGACCTATAAATATTTTCATCACCTTGGCAATAATCCCTGCGCCTAAAACGCTGCACAATATTAAAAACGCATTATTCGTTTTGATATTCAATACGAAATTATGAATAAACGCGCCCACATGCAACCGTGGCGCACATTTCAAGAAACTGCAATCCGTATTAACGCACTTTTTTACACAAAAAACCATAACCGCAATCAGTGCACCAAAAATCCAGACCTTGGCATCAAACAACACATCAAACCATTTCCACAGCCGACAATCCAACTGACGCAGGAATAAATATAACGGTTTATCAAACCACATTATTCCACACATAACCAACGCCCCTGTCACCAGTGCGCCAACACCCATTTTTCGCCATTTGATTTCATTATTTGCCGTTAAAAACATATCCACACCCCTGTAAATAAAACTATTCCGCAATTAACCTATTATAAACCTTTTTATCCGTCAGAATCTTGGCCGATACCGCCGCTGCAACCGCGTCTTCATCCGCACCATTTGTTATAACCGGGCACCCACGACGAATCGTATCTGCATCAACTGTTGCATCTTTATTGAAATCTTGCGCATTAAAGTCATTATTTATAACGTTCAAGAAAAAAGCATTTTGCTGTTGATTGGTTCTGATATTAGACAGACATACAATCGGGAAAATTCCACGACCATCAATCTTGCGCCCCTGCCCCGTTTTTATCGATTTGTTCAATAATTCCAGTGCCCCACCATTGTCCAAATCAATTCGCGATGCGATTCGCGCCGAACCGGCTGTTGGCGTCCCCACCAACACACCACGCGCATTTTCATAAAATGCCGCAACCAATGCTTCGGCCGTGCCACGCGTCTGGTCAGACATCAGCACAACAACCGGCGCATCTGTCACCGCATCACCACCGGGAACAACTTCTACTTCGTCCGATGCGGTTTCAACGATTCGCATAATCGGATTTTTACCAATAAACAATCCACCTAGTTTTGCTGCGGCCCTTTCATCATCACCGCCCGCCACACGTAAATCCAGTACAATCCCCGACACATCCGGATATCGCGCCAACGCCTCGTTAATTATACTTACCGCGCCATCTGATACATTATGCACAATAATTTCCAACAATCCGCCTGTGTCTGGATCAGATCGACGAACCACATCCGCATCCGCCAAAACGATTGTAGCGCGCCGCAACACCACATCTTTATTCCCCGCCGGCGTCAACAAACGAATCTTGGACGTCCCTGAATTAAATCCAGTCATAACCGCATTCAATTCAGCATCCGACATATCCGCCACGTATCGCCCATTAATCTGTTCAATTAAATCACCTGCGCGAATACCCGCCATATCTGCGGGCGCGCCCTTATAGATACCATTCACACGAAAATTACCGCGCGAATCACGTGCGCCTTCGATTCCAACACTGGTCAACAATCGACCATCTTCGGCAATTTCTGCGGCCTTGGAAAAAACATATCGGCCATTTTCATCAACCCCACGTATCAGACTGTCCACCACCGCCTGGTACATTTCGCTTTCCGACAATCCGCGCAAATTCGGATCATACGCACGCATCTTTAATATCAGTGCCGTTGTAATTTCACCAAACCCATTCCAATCATTTGCATCGGGCCGCGGGAAATTTGCAACAATATCATCCCCCCACACCAAAACTACACGTTCATCAGTCGCTGCAACATGCGCATTTTTATTTAAATTTTCAATACTT
The genomic region above belongs to Alphaproteobacteria bacterium and contains:
- a CDS encoding phosphatase PAP2 family protein, which translates into the protein MFLTANNEIKWRKMGVGALVTGALVMCGIMWFDKPLYLFLRQLDCRLWKWFDVLFDAKVWIFGALIAVMVFCVKKCVNTDCSFLKCAPRLHVGAFIHNFVLNIKTNNAFLILCSVLGAGIIAKVMKIFIGRARPIFFEALDMTGFFPPSIEWAFNSMPSGHTTVSFAGLVMIGMLAPRYKVLTWTLAIVIGVSRVAVGAHWPSDVLLGAFIGMAFADIAKWYLLKK